A part of Anolis sagrei isolate rAnoSag1 chromosome 3, rAnoSag1.mat, whole genome shotgun sequence genomic DNA contains:
- the LOC137096684 gene encoding zinc finger protein 709-like, translated as MAEKPYTCLACGQSFTHRSSLRSHQRTHTGEKPYKCLECGQSFAQSGNLRKHQRTHTGEKPFKCLECGKSFAWSKNLRSHQNTHTGEKPYKCLECGQSFTENRGLHRHQRTHTGEKPYTCLECGQSFIVNGSLRRHQRTHTGEKPYTCLECGQSFSENGILRRHQRTHTGEKPYTCLECGESFTQSSGLRSHQRTHTGEKPYSCLECGQSFTENQGLRRHQRTHTGEQPYKCLECGKSFSETGNLRKHQMTHTGEKPYTCLDCGQNFTCISGLRSHQRTHTGEKPYKCLECGQSFSESGSLRRHQRTHTGEKPYTCLECGQNFTCISGLHSHQRTHTGEKPYKCLECGQSFTKNQGLRRHQRTHTGEKSYTCLECGQSFSENGNLRRHQRTHTGEKPYTCLDCGKSFTQSSGLRSHQRIHTGEKPYSCLDCGKSFTDSGSLRKHQMIHTGEKPYKCLECGKSFGRSENLRSHERTHTGEKPYKCLECGKSFTQSGGLRSHQSIHTGEKELH; from the coding sequence ATGgcggagaaaccctatacatgcttagcctgtggacagagcttcacccaCAGgtcaagtctacgttcacatcaaaggactcacactggggagaaaccctataaatgcctggagtgtggacagagcttcgctcagagtggaaatctacgtaaacatcaaaggactcacactggggagaagcccttcaaatgcctggagtgtggaaagagttttgctTGGAGCAAAaacctacgttcacatcaaaacactcacactggggagaaaccctataaatgcctggagtgtggacagagcttcactgagaatcGAGgactacatagacatcaaaggactcacactggggagaaaccgtatacatgcctggagtgtggacagagcttcattgtgaatggaagtctacgtagacatcaaaggactcacactggggagaagccctatacatgcctggagtgtgggcagagcttctctGAGAATGGAAtcctacgtagacatcaaaggactcacactggggagaaaccctatacatgcctagaGTGTGGAGAGAGCTTCACTCaaagttcaggtctacgttcacatcaaaggactcacactggggagaaaccctattcatgcctggagtgtggacagagcttcactgagaatcAAGGACTACgcagacatcaaaggactcacactggagagcaaccctataaatgcctggagtgcggaaagagcttctctGAGACTGGAAATCTACGTAAACATCAaatgactcacactggggagaaaccctacacatGCCTAGACTGTGGACAGAACTTCACCTGCATTTCAGgtttacgttcacatcaaaggactcacactggggaaaaaccctataaatgcttggagtgtggacagagcttctctGAGTCTGGaagtctacgtagacatcaaaggactcacactggggagaaaccctacacatgcctagagtgtggacagAACTTCACCTGCATTTCAGgtttacattcacatcaaaggactcacactggggaaaaaccctataaatgcttggagtgtggacagagcttcactaagAATCAAGGACTACgcagacatcaaaggactcacactggggagaagtcctatacatgcctggagtgtgggcagagcttctctGAGAATGGAAacctacgtagacatcaaaggactcacactggggagaaaccctatacatgcctagattgtggaaagagcttcactcaaagttcaggtctacgttcacatcaaaggattcacactggggagaaaccctattcatGCCTAgattgtggaaagagcttcactgacagtggaagtctacgtaaacatcaaatgattcacactggggagaaaccctataaatgtctggagtgtggaaagagttttggTAGGAGTGAAAACCTgcgttcacatgaaaggactcacactggggagaaaccctataaatgcctagagtgtggaaagagtttcactcagagtggaggtctacgttcacatcaaagcattcacactggggagaaagagCTTCACTGA